A window of Hordeum vulgare subsp. vulgare chromosome 5H, MorexV3_pseudomolecules_assembly, whole genome shotgun sequence genomic DNA:
ccacctccggccgccagacctctcccgtcgattcgcttcctccggcgcatccccgagcccctcttcagcgccatcggaaccgccgtgagctcgtcgtcgttttccctctcgccccacgctctcccgtgcatcgtatcctagttccccaccaaggccgagagcttctcgccgccggccatgtcgctgccgtcgctgtgatgaccgatccacgcgcccgagctaggattcgagctcctggagcctccaggagcgtgtcgagccctccacctgccctccccgtgccctagaaccgcccctcatagaaggccgagcttcggccgccgctccggctcgtcgccgacgcctcttccggcgaccctagcctcgccagatggtcctgccagatcggacacttgcgagcatgctgtagctgcaaaccgcgtgcgttttggtgctgtgcagcgccgtctaggtcgcctctggGGAGCCCTCCgcggcgggcctggtcgccggcgaccaccctacggtgggggtcgacgtggcaagctaacccagtagcttagtgacctaatcactcgctgacaagtgggcccaaggccaagtcaaacctcagttagggctggtcagcgcgggattagtcccagagaggctgaccagcggggcccccctgtcaggtttgacctgaacaggtcggctgacctgctgacgtcagcctgatgcaataattagaatttccagtataaaactaattcaggaaattgctaaaaattgtaaaaatcatagaattaatctgtaactccaatgaaaataatttatatatgaaaaagtatcagaaaaattcaaagattctgattatgctattttcaactatgtttgaaaaagttacagaaccctaaattgtggaataaggaataattcaattcttataattacttttaaaatggaatttgaaaaattattcaaatttcattatgaatacaatgatcacacactgtcctacttacaaatcagtaccataacatgaaatttcatgcatgctaacatcaagttgatctgagcatcaggtcgaatcaattaaaacggtatccgagaataccccgtttgaattgctatttgaatgtgattcaaatctactctaaacctaatacatgttgaaaataataacttatcaccttgcattctcatgccatgctcatgcatcattttgagtgcatatgattgttattgaatgttgccattcatttcggtaggctccgcacccccggattccatcgaatatccgtctgacggatatcattcctcctctgagcaacaaggcaagcaacccttttgatcatcccgataaatcccatgttctcgctcctgcacctatttattgcatttaagatcaaatgcttcaactgcttttgccacgatagttgaacccatttcctttgcatgacttaaccttgtcacagtaaatagccgaaccttgcaacctagcatacctggtagttgcttgaactatgatgtgccttatcctgctatgcatgctatgcttagagttgtgtatggtctgtcatctgggagatgaacagaaatgtggaatgtgttcggtgagcaaaggttgtgtgttgaacttgatttggtaaaggtaccagtgaaagactgtgtaggagtacatggcgggttgtttcattggaaccgtccttaggaactgagttccgtgtatgcattccaagactagatactaccacatactgggccctgaaatatgaccccgctcggcctattaatcgcgtagtacccggtccaggagttgcaagtagtttctggtgtttatagtaatgctggaggccgtgcatggtgctgacctgagaggtgggccgtgatgcggtaggcagtggcacggtgtaccaagtggcacccggatggtgggcttgggaaccctgcgcacatcgtttgaggccgtggcggaaaccttggccggacttccgtacgggttactctcagataggcgataaacctggactaggtactagtgtggttaacggtcgtggccgactccctcgctgggcttcctcttgaaggttgccgaggtgcatgacgtgcacatggcgataagtggcgagagcgtgtgtgacgaagtacaccccagcagggttatgatctattcgaatagccgcgtccgcggatatggactacttggagacatatgttgttcatagataacttcaatggctactcataaaattgtcaagataagcgtgagtgtcgtggacggcatttccgtacggaaacggaatgattccacgatagtgtattgttgtggtgttagcggactcgtgtgcgagaaatcaagttgtcaaaattatttaaaaatgcaagttgtctagccacgagtcaaatgttggctttccgcatgaaaccccacaataccttttgataccttgcatgagtagttagttctcctaaagtcttgctgagtaccttcgtactcatgtttgcttaataaatgttgcagaggttgctaatgaccctaatggagggttcttcgtagacatcgacgacgacgagtagctggtgtccgagctacgatctggccctacgtcggctctgtagtatagtcaggccatgtgccttctagttgcactgcctGTTccgagacagtttataactcttccgctggcttgtattgtatgactgctattatgggtcgagagaccttaatgtgtaatattatgtgtgtggctcttccgagcctcttaaataaagcttgtatgtttatggttatgttgtgatgccatcgatgtatctatacatattggtatgccatgggtacgtgtgtcatgcttgatatgtatggggttcgattacctagtcgtgatctttagtagcactccttacaaggaaatgcccctttgtgatccaacgagccttgctagttcgctactgctccggacgcattggtttcccggcatgtgtccttctcagctgctgtgtctgtcccctttggggaaatgtcacgcgatgtaatggagtccttgtagcttgctacgactcgtctacattcgctgatgaccgacacctgctttgttgggtcatgtatgcctgtccttgtgtggtactgccactttggtttatgactagacatgtcgatccgggttctttgacattggattgctagcgacactatcgcatacgtgagtcaaaagacgcaaacggtcccggctaaggtaaggctgcagccgtggagttaaccgtgcgtgagaccacaaagggatgcgatgtgttacaggctggaatcctatggcttaggatcggggtcccgacattttgtaggaaaacaattCAATAATGAAGTGTGCACGCGTGGACATTCCATGAGACCACATGGATGACATCAAGATATGATTACCTATCATTAGCAATAAGATATGTTGAACTAAAAACTGCCATAATTCAGTTATTCCAGTTTGCATGCTCATTCGCTTTTATGGATTTCCGTAGACATATGATGAAAATATCCCCATTCTATGACATGTATTATTTacattattttaaaaaaaaattgttccTTTGCCCTTTTTTGTAGGGGCGAGGGGGACATCAAATATTTGGATTTTGATGACCTCAATGATTTGCATCCAGAGAATGTCAAATGTAAGTAGTGATTGATTACTAGTATAAGAGGCCAACATTGTACTATAAAACATGAGTTGACTAGTAGGATGTTAAGGGTGAACATGCAAGGGTTGAGACTGACGACCTAAAAAATACATTTCTCGTTATCATCAATAGGAAAAGGTGAAAATAATAGCAAATGGTGTGGGGATGCGTGGATATAATTTGAGCCCACACTTATGACATCAAGAAACTATTATTTTTCATTATCGATGTGACATCCCACACTATAAAACTAACATCTCTCACTTGGTCGAGTCCCACAAGCTAACTCATTTTTTAGATTTCAACAATTGTGTTAGAAGAACATCGTGAGCTAAATCTATGCCATGCACTCCCTTCATCCTTTTTTACATGAAATATATTAACTTACAAAATCTAATTTATTTTTAATTCAGTAAATGGTTCTTGACCTTTATGAGGCTCTTCCAAAAGCAAAAAATTGATTCGTTTAGTTTTCTTTCGCGAACATCAAAGTAACAAATTTACATTCATAACCAACCACGAAATAAACACGTACACCGATAAAATTCAGTTTCTTTAATGGTACAAATGGAATAAATTTATTACTAGTACTTTTCGTCGACACACGACCCACATCTCGAATGTGATTCCTCTTATGTCTTGCATGAAAAAGCAAGGCTAGATCAAGAATATATTATTCGCGAAAGATGGTACACACGAATGGTTGAACATCAGTTGGGGCCTGTATTGATTAGTGATTGATTACTAGTATAAGAGGCCTGTATTGTACTATTAAACATCAGTTGACCAGTAGGACATTAAGGGTGAACATGCAAGAGTTGACATTGATGACCTTTGGAAATACATCTCTCGTTATCATCAATAGAAAAACGTAAAAATAATAGCTAATTGTGTGGCGATACATGCACATATTTTGGGACCACACTTAAGACATCCAAAAACTATTATTTTTCATCATCGATGTGACATGCCACACTACAAAACTAACATCTCTCACTTATTGGAGGCCCGCAAGGTAACTCATTTTTCTAGATTTGAACAAACGTATTAGAAGAACATCATGAGGTAAATCTATGTCATGTAGTCCATTCATTCTTTTTTACATGAAATATATCAATATGCAACATCTAATTGCTTTGTAATTCATTTAATGGTTCTTGACATTTAGGAGGCTcttccaaaagaaaataaaattgatCCATTCATTATTCTTTCACACACATTGAAGTAACAAATTTACATTCATAACCAACCACAAAATAAACTAGTACACCAGGAAAATTCAATTTCTTTAGCGGTACAAATGGAATACATTTGTAAGCAGTACTTTTCGTCGACTCACGACCAACATGTCAGATGGtcttccttttttgtcttgcatgcGAAAGCAAGGGCACATCAATAATATATTATTGCCGACAGATGGTACATACGTATGGTTATAAAGCTACGAGAAGTATCAAAACCCCATTTTACACCCGAAAGCCTCCTATCCGCAGTCTATTTTTCCCCATAGAATGCTTCTTATAAAGGACatatactatcacacaaaaatctAACCGATTGATTATTCCCAATAGTCAACACTACAACTTGAATAAAAGTGTTCTCAATCTTAATGCGGATCTCACAAAAGTGCAAATCATTTTGTCTCGGTGTGGcatatttgaaagaaaaaaaaattcaaatctaACCACAGTCAAAACGATTACATGAAAAAACATATTCTCTAGGCATACACCCGTAACGGTATCGTTTGTACTATTTTACACAACCCGCACAATGAACATCATGGATGGGTCATCTTACCGATCTTGCATCCGAAAGACATGTCAAATCATGAGCATCTTGTAGATGGTATGTACGTGCAGTTGGAAATGGAATATATGATTCACGAGTCCCAACAGTAAAGAATCATGACTGAATGCACGAGCCCTTAACTTCATGAAACACAACCATATGTTAGTTTGTCTTTAACATGCGATGCGTGAAAACAAATTACATGCATATGAAATGACAAAACAAAAAAGTACGCAAAAAAATAGTTTCATGATTTTTTAGTGGTACACTCAGGATGAGTttatttgcaaaactttggacAAGACAAACATCCAACATATCCATTAAATCCGTCTTTCGGCTCTAGAATCTATCTAGCCAAGAAAAAAATGAATTTCTTTATTTGAAGAATCCAGCGCCCATTTCTTATACTTTATATCACATAAAGAAGTTTTTGTTGTACAATGTAAAAAATGGACCTTTTTCACAAGACAAAAATAGGATTCCTTAAAGAACAACTCAGGGGGATGTGGTTAACAATTGCATGCTAGCTAGTTTCAGTAAATAATAACATAAGGCGAAGTGTGAATTCCAAAGACGAGATATAGCATGCCAAATTCTTTAAGAGTGGGTTAGTTAGCCAGTACACCGGTTGACAATTGGAGTTGTTACACGTGGACATCTAGTGAGCTCACATTGTTTACATGAAAAAATGTTTCTATCTATATCGTGCATGGATAAAAAAATGTTGAGATAAATTTTGTAGGACTACAATTCAATAATGATGTGTGCACGCATGGACATTCTATGATCCCCACGCATGACAACAAGATATGATTACCTCTCATTAGCAATAAGATATGTCGAACTGAAAAGTACCATACTTCTGTTATTCCAGTTTGCGTGCCCATTCGGTTTTGTGGATTTCCAtacacatatgatggaaatatccCCATTTGTCTATGCCATGTATTCTGTACATTCTTTTGAAAAAATGACTTTAGAAAATACATCTCTCGTTATCATCAATAGAAAAAGGTGAAAATATATGATTCATGAGTCCCAACAGTAAACACTCATGACTGAATGCATGATTCCTTAACTTCATGATACACAACCGTCAGTTAGTTTGTATTTAACATACGTGCGAGAAAACAAATTACATGCATATGCAATGTCAAAATAAAAAGTACGCACGAAAAGATTTTTATGATTCTTTAGTGGTACACTCAGGACGAGTTTATTTGTAAAAGTTTGGAAAAGGCAAACATCCAACATATCCATTAAATTTGTCTTTTAGGACTTGAATAGCCGAGAGAAATCAAATTTCTTTCTTGGAAGAACCCTGTGCCCAATTATTATACTTTATATCATATATAGAAGTATTTGTTTTAACTGTAAATACAATGTGAAAGTCAGATGGATCTTTTTCACAAGACAAAAAACAATATTCTCTTGAGAACAACTAAAGGGGATGTGGTTACTTATTCATAAGTCGTGCTTATTAGCACTAGATATTACAAGCGACATAGATTTTCACACAAATGACATACTCGTACATTCCCTTACTTGGGAGGGATTCAAGACATGGCATATCATGGCATGGCAGGCATATATAATAATTCTGCCAGCTAACAAAGGTGTCCCTGATTTATTTCACCAACACACAATAATAGTAGTAGCACGTAGGCCTCATGGGCTACTCCTTATAGCGGAAGTAACTCGATGGATGATGATGGATCATGGAAGAACATAGATTCCAATGGCATCAATTAGATCCCCAACACGTCCAAAGAAACCGGTGATCTGGCCGCCATGAGTCACTGGGACATGAAAGGAACCCCCGGAACCAGCAATACCACATTCTATAGTCTGTCCATTGTTTGTAACAAATTTGAGAGACATCACTATTGACGACACACTACCCCATCTACCATAGGTTCCTGAAATTTCAGTCACATATTCCGTGTCTTCAAGGTCCAACTGTGTAAAACAACAATCAAGCATTTTTATAATTTACAGTTAGGACTTCATATGGCGATAAGGGTTACTTACATATATAAATTGTATATATTAGGTATTTTATAAGGTTAAGCTGATTCACACACCGTGTGCTTGTTCCCACTAGGAGCTCCCCATACACCCTCTACATGCTGATCCCCGGCATGATCCTCATATGTAAACTTGATGGAGTGGATTGCGTCTGCACCAGAAATTTCCACCCGGGCTAGTCGGTGGGGAGCGTGTCTGACGTCACGAGGCTGGCCTCCGACTCCACCCCATAGACCAATCTTCACAGGCTTGCTCTGCAAGCATCATCACACAGATGTAAAATCACACAAGTATGGAATGTATACATACATGCATGTAATGGAAAATTGGAAGTAAGAATAATATGCATGAGTGTGTGTCAGTGTGTACCATGATGAAGCTAGTTCAACACAAATGAAAGTTTAAGTGGCGGTAGTAGTACAAATGTATATGTGGAGTATGAGGGACTTATGGACACCATGCAGAGAGGAGCACTCTATATATAGTCAAGCGCATGAACAATCCACTACCTAGCATGGTTAACAATTGCATGCTACCTAGGTTTTAGTAAGTACTAAAACAAGGCGAAGTGTGAATGCTAAAGACGAGATATA
This region includes:
- the LOC123396588 gene encoding horcolin-like — translated: MSKPVKIGLWGGVGGQPRDVRHAPHRLARVEISGADAIHSIKFTYEDHAGDQHVEGVWGAPSGNKHTLDLEDTEYVTEISGTYGRWGSVSSIVMSLKFVTNNGQTIECGIAGSGGSFHVPVTHGGQITGFFGRVGDLIDAIGIYVLP